TGCCACCTCAACACCTGTCCGGTCGGCATCGCCACGCAGCGCGAAGATCTGCGCGCAAAGTTCCCCGGGACGCCGGAGCGCGTGATCAATTTCATGGTCGGGGTCGCGGACGAGGTGCGCGGGATTCTCGCGTCGCTCGGGTTCCGGTCGCTCGACGAGATCGTCGGCCGGCCGGATCTGCTGCGGATGCGCGGGGAAATGCCGGCAGGACGAGCGCGCCGCCTCACGCTCGAGCGGATCCTCGCCGACCCCGATCCCTCCGGGACGCGGGCCCGCCGCGCGCGCCAGGACCGCAACGACCGTCCCGGGACGCCCTATGACGATCACATCCTGCTCGAGATCCGCGATGCGATTCTGGAAGGCCGGCCGGTCGACCGCGCCTTCCGGATCGCGAACGGCGACCGCGCGGTCGGGGGCCGCATCGCCGCCGCGATTGCCCGGCGGTACGGCGACGCCGGGCTGCCCGACGGCACCGTCACCCTGCGGTTTGAGGGGACGGCCGGCCAATCGTTCGGCGCGTGGTGCGTCCCGGGGATGCGCCTTCTGCTCGCGGGTGAAGCCAACGACTACGTCGGAAAGGGGATGACCGGCGGCACGCTGGTGATCCGGCCCCCGGACGCGCTGCTGCCCGTCTCGCACCGGCACGCGATCGTCGGCAATACCGTGTTGTACGGAGCCACAGGCGGGCGGCTCTTCGCCGCCGGCCGCGCCGGCGAGCGGTTCGCCGTCCGCAACAGCGGCGCCGTCGCCGTGGTCGAAGGGACCGGCGATCACGGCTGCGAGTACATGACCGGCGGCACGGTTGTGGTGCTCGGCGAGACGGGCCGGAACTTCGGCGCCGGGATGACGGGCGGCACCGCCTTCGTGCTCGACGCGGACGGCCGCTTCCTCCACCGCTTCCACCCCGCGTTCGTCGCGGCGCGGCGGGTGGACGGCGGGGACGACGCGGTCCGGCTGCGCGCCCTCGTGCAGGCGCACGCGGACGCGACGGGCAGCGGGCGCGCGCGGACGATTCTCGACGAGTGGGACGCTTGGCTGCCGAAGTTCTGGAAGCTCCTGCCGAAGGACGCGCCCGCCGCCGCACCCGACCCGCGGCCGGCCGCCGCCCCGGCCGGAACGATCACGCCCGCGGTCTAGGCGCCCGGACCGAAGACATCAGCGTTGCCCGGCGAGGGTTTTCTTCAAGAAATACTTCTTGTGCCGAATTGGGTATCCGGCGAGCACGCCGATTTCCTCGTACCCGAGTTTCTTGTAGAAGTCGGGCGCCTGGAAACTGTGGGTCGCGAGCATGGCGACGTGGCAACCTCTGGCGGATGCCTCCCGTTCGGCGGCGGACAGCAATTTCGATCCGAGCCCTCTGCCGCGGTCGCCTTCGCGTACCCACAGCAGCTGTACGTCCAGGCATCCACCCCACGTGTAGGCGTACAGCCCGGCGATCAACTCCGCGGATGAA
This region of bacterium genomic DNA includes:
- a CDS encoding GNAT family N-acetyltransferase, translated to MDETQFTIDTHPDGRQVDLLKDRIDTFNMDETKIRDFEELAIFLRDSSAELIAGLYAYTWGGCLDVQLLWVREGDRGRGLGSKLLSAAEREASARGCHVAMLATHSFQAPDFYKKLGYEEIGVLAGYPIRHKKYFLKKTLAGQR